In Pristis pectinata isolate sPriPec2 chromosome 11, sPriPec2.1.pri, whole genome shotgun sequence, the following proteins share a genomic window:
- the LOC127576217 gene encoding sarcolipin: MNRSTQELFLNFMVVLMTVLLMWLLVKSYQE; the protein is encoded by the coding sequence ATGAATAGATCCACACAAGAGCTCTTCTTGAACTTTATGGTGGTTTTGATGACTGTGCTACTTATGTGGCTACTTGTTAAATCCTATCAGGAGTGA